In Xiphophorus hellerii strain 12219 chromosome 4, Xiphophorus_hellerii-4.1, whole genome shotgun sequence, a single genomic region encodes these proteins:
- the irf8 gene encoding interferon regulatory factor 8 — protein sequence MSNSGGRRLKQWLIEQIQSAQYSGLQWEDESRTMFRIPWKHAGKQDYNQEVDASIFKAWAVFKGKFKEGDKAEPATWKTRLRCALNKSPDFEEVTERSQLDISEPYKVYRIVPEEEQKHGKIPVMTMTGTASSGDHTDMACSPTEIEELIKEEDSCSIQASPEYWPQSSMNAFSLHQDPMPSGNVNSGFSQLMISFYYGGKLMYNTLVTHPEGCRISPQQHLGRGAPYSSDSMQNVHFPPAELIEYERQRYFTRKLLGHLERGVLVRANQEGIFIKRLCQSRVFCSGLGDGSSQYGSMPWKLERDSVIKIFDTGRFFQALQLYQDGQIAAPDPSVTLCFGEELNDVSNAKSKLIVLQITMVNCQHMLESLNLRRSQPYTSSPNVEMSDDVATEQMARIYQDLCSYSVPQRPACYRDNMPITA from the exons ATGTCAAACTCGGGTGGTCGCAGACTGAAGCAGTGGCTGATAGAGCAGATCCAAAGTGCGCAGTACTCTGGGCTGCAGTGGGAGGATGAAAGCCGCACCATGTTCAGAATTCCGTGGAAACACGCAGGAAAGCAGGATTACAACCAAGAAGTTGACGCATCTATTTTCAAG GCCTGGGCTGTCTTTAAAGGCAAGTTTAAGGAGGGGGATAAGGCTGAGCCTGCAACATGGAAGACCAGACTCCGCTGTGCCCTCAACAAAAGCCCTGACTTTGAGGAAGTAACAGAGAGGTCACAGCTGGACATTTCCGAGCCATACAAGGTGTACCGCATCGTACCCGAAGAGGAGCAGAAAC ATGGTAAAATACCAGTGATGACCATGACAGGTACCGCCAGCTCTGGTGACCACACAGACATGGCCTGCAGCCCTACAGAAATAGAGGAGCTCATTAAGGAG GAGGACAGCTGCAGCATCCAGGCCAGCCCAGAGTATTGGCCCCAGAGCAGCatgaatg CTTTCTCTCTGCATCAGGACCCCATGCCATCAGGCAACGTCAATTCAG GTTTCTCCCAGTTGATGATCTCTTTCTACTATGGAGGGAAGCTGATGTACAACACACTGGTTACTCATCCAGAAGGCTGCCGGATTTCCCCCCAGCAGCACCTGGGTCGTGGCGCCCCCTACAGTTCAGACAGCATGCAGAACGTTCACTTCCCCCCAGCAGAGCTTATAGAGTACGAGAGGCAGCGCTACTTCACCCGCAAGCTGCTGGGTCACCTGGAGAGAGGCGTGCTGGTGCGTGCAAACCAAGAGGGCATCTTCATTAAAAGACTGTGCCAGAGTCGAGTCTTCTGTAGCGGGCTGGGGGATGGCAGCTCCCAGTACGGCTCCATGCCCTGGAAACTGGAGAGGGATTCTGTAATCAAGATTTTTGACACAGGAAGGTTTTTTCAAG CTCTACAGCTCTATCAGGACGGTCAGATTGCTGCTCCGGATCCCTCGGTGACGCTGTGTTTTGGAGAAGAACTGAATGATGTTAGCAATGCCAAGAGCAAACTGATTGTTCTACAG ATCACCATGGTGAACTGCCAACACATGCTGGAGTCCCTGAACCTGCGTCGCTCGCAGCCTTACACCAGCAGCCCAAATGTGGAGATGAGCGATGATGTGGCCACCGAGCAGATGGCCAGAATCTACCAGGACTTGTGCAGCTACAGTGTTCCTCAGAGGCCGGCCTGCTATAGGGACAACATGCCCATCACTGCCTGA